CAGTACCCGTCCGCGCTCGAAATAGTCCTGCCCGCGGGCAAAAGAGCGCTCATTGGCCATTCTGTGGATATCGTTGAGGGTAAAGGTGATCAAACTGAACTCCAGGCGGCGTTGACGGTACGCAAGGGGATTTGACGTTAACCCGCCAGCTTACCACGACGACAAGTGCTCCACGACAGGTGGGGCGTCTGGAGGAGGGCGCGTTTGCACGGTATTCTGGGTGGTGAGAATCCTCGGCTTTTAGTGAACAGGACGTGTGTAATGAACAGATGGTGTAAGAAGCGTCATTGTGTGGCTCGACTGGCGTCCGGTATGGCTTTTCTCGGCCTGCTGACCTTGAATGGCTGTGACAGGCCGGGTGCCTCCAGCGAAGCCCCGTTATCGTCAGAGATCGAAGCCCGGGAATGGCGTGCGCCGAACTGTGTTGCGAAGGATAAATGCAGCACCGTATCCATCAAGCGAGAAGTATTCGCTGATCGCCCGGCATTGAATGGCGCGGTGGAACAGCAACTGCGCGAGCAACTACAGGGTAATGGCGAGTCGGCGGCGGCCGGTAGCGACGACAGCATCGAGCAGGTCGCCAAGGCATTTATTGCCGAAGCAGGCAAGGTTGCGGGTATGTCATCTGCGCCGTGGGAACTTATCGGCGAGGCCAAATCCCTCGGCCGTCGTGGCAACCTGCTCACCGTGGCGATCAACAGTTACCTGTACAGCGGCGGCGCCCACGGGATGCCGGTGACCCACTGGTTGAACTGGGATCTGGCGAAGGCATCTCAGGTTGTCCTGGCAGACCTGATTAAACCGGGCGCGGATCAAAAGTTCTGGTCACTTGCGCAGCAACAGCACGAAAAGTGGCTGGACGCCCAGAATGCGGATGCAGATTTCCGCGAAAACTGGCCTTTCGCCCGCACAGATGATTTCAGGCTGACAGATAATGGCCTGGTGTTGCTCTACGGTGTGTATACCCTCGGCCCCTATGCTATGGGCGATGTGGAACTGACCCTGCCCCGGGAGAAGCTTGCGGACGTGTTGCACGAGCACTACTGATCGCACTGGAGCGACCGCCAATCACCACGGCCTTCTGGTTTACTTCTGACTTTTTTGAATTGAGTGGGAGCGAATGGAATCCAATAACCCCGCGATCGACGCCCCCCTGTCGGGTCCCGATGAGCGCCGGCAGCGCGCGAATATCTGGCGGCTCGCCATTGCCCAGGCGCTGGCGGGCGCGAACTCCGTGGTGGTGTATGCCACCGGTGCCATTGTCGGCAATCAACTGGCGCCGACCCCGATACTGGCCACGCTGCCGTTGACAATCTTTGTGGTGGGCATGGCGCTATGCATCCTGCCGATGGGGGCAATTGCCGGCCGCTATGGTCGTCGCGCGACATTTCTGACCGGTGCGGGTGCCGGTGTGCTGGCGGGATTGCTGGCCATGTATGCGACGATGCTGGGCGGTGTGGCAGGGTTCTGGATATTCTGCGTGTCCACCTTCTTTGGGGGTGCTTACGCTGCAGTAGTGCTGTCGTTCCGGTTTGCTGCCGCCGATGCGGTGGCGCCAGCGCGCAAGGCGCAGGCGCTCTCGATGGTCATGGCGGGCGGTGTCGCCGCCGGGGTGGTGGGGCCGCAGCTGGTGACCTGGACCATGGATCTGCTGCCACAGCCGATATTCATTGCCACTTTCCTGGCACAGGCCGTGGTCGCAGCATTATCCGCTGTCATCCTGTTCGGTGTGCAGTTGCCAAAACCCACAGTCGAACAGAAG
The Microbulbifer celer DNA segment above includes these coding regions:
- a CDS encoding MFS transporter; this translates as MESNNPAIDAPLSGPDERRQRANIWRLAIAQALAGANSVVVYATGAIVGNQLAPTPILATLPLTIFVVGMALCILPMGAIAGRYGRRATFLTGAGAGVLAGLLAMYATMLGGVAGFWIFCVSTFFGGAYAAVVLSFRFAAADAVAPARKAQALSMVMAGGVAAGVVGPQLVTWTMDLLPQPIFIATFLAQAVVAALSAVILFGVQLPKPTVEQKRGGRPLGVILRQPRFIAAATCGAISYTLMNFLMTAAPLAMHMHGHSQASSNLGLQWHVIAMFAPSFFTGKLIARFSAERIMILGLLLIGISAAVGLGGTGVAHFWWSLILLGLGWNFGFLGASALVLQCHTEAEKTRVQSVNDFIVFGLMALGSFASGGILNVYGWNTVLWVSFPPLALTVIALVVLQVRRVREKSSEQPSEV
- a CDS encoding DUF3298 and DUF4163 domain-containing protein, whose product is MNRWCKKRHCVARLASGMAFLGLLTLNGCDRPGASSEAPLSSEIEAREWRAPNCVAKDKCSTVSIKREVFADRPALNGAVEQQLREQLQGNGESAAAGSDDSIEQVAKAFIAEAGKVAGMSSAPWELIGEAKSLGRRGNLLTVAINSYLYSGGAHGMPVTHWLNWDLAKASQVVLADLIKPGADQKFWSLAQQQHEKWLDAQNADADFRENWPFARTDDFRLTDNGLVLLYGVYTLGPYAMGDVELTLPREKLADVLHEHY